One window from the genome of Nitrospirota bacterium encodes:
- a CDS encoding type II toxin-antitoxin system Phd/YefM family antitoxin, producing MAAGRFKSECLGVLDRVSRTGEPMVVTKRGRPVAKIVSVEPPSKGTLRGSVRYLGDIVEPLGEKWGTED from the coding sequence ATGGCCGCCGGGCGGTTCAAGTCCGAGTGCCTCGGCGTGTTGGACCGGGTGTCGCGGACGGGTGAGCCGATGGTGGTGACCAAGAGAGGACGGCCCGTCGCGAAGATCGTGTCGGTGGAGCCGCCATCGAAGGGTACTCTCCGGGGCAGCGTGAGGTACCTGGGTGACATTGTCGAACCGCTCGGCGAGAAGTGGGGAACGGAAGACTGA
- a CDS encoding type II toxin-antitoxin system VapC family toxin: protein MGNGRLIVLDTHAWIWWTSNPDRLSRRAAATLRSARHVGVPAISCWEFARLVARRRISIDRGPLDWMREALAVPGAELLPITPIVAVQAAQLPDSFPGDPCDRLIVATALVEAATLLTKDRRILSSGLVQAIW, encoded by the coding sequence GTGGGGAACGGAAGACTGATCGTTCTCGATACGCACGCCTGGATCTGGTGGACGAGCAACCCGGATCGGCTGAGTCGACGGGCAGCCGCAACCTTGCGCTCCGCCCGTCATGTGGGCGTGCCTGCCATCAGTTGCTGGGAGTTCGCAAGGTTGGTTGCGCGGCGACGCATTTCGATCGATCGCGGTCCGCTGGATTGGATGAGAGAGGCCCTGGCGGTCCCAGGTGCTGAGCTGTTGCCCATCACGCCGATCGTCGCCGTTCAGGCAGCCCAATTGCCCGATTCGTTTCCCGGCGATCCATGCGATCGGCTGATTGTGGCGACCGCGCTGGTGGAAGCCGCAACGCTCCTGACAAAAGACCGGCGAATTCTCAGCAGCGGTTTGGTCCAAGCCATCTGGTAG